The Halostagnicola larsenii XH-48 region GTCGAATCGTCTCGATCGCGGTGTCGGTCAGCTCGGGGGCGCTCATCTCCGGTTGCTGGTCGTAGGTCGGGACGTCCGGGCTCTTGACGATCTCCCGGCGTTCGCCGTCGAATTCGACCTCGCGACCCCCGTTCAGGAAGTAGGTGACGTGGGCGTACTTCTCGGATTCGGCCATGCGAAGCTGACTCATTCCCGCATCGGCGAGCACCTCGCCCAATACCTGTTCGGGCTGGTTCGGCGGGAACGCGATGGGGTGGTCGAACGTCTCGTCGTACTCGGTCATCGTCACCAGTTCGATTTCGGGGGGGCTCGTCTCGAACTCCCACACGGGTCGAATATCGGCGAGCATCCGCGTGAGCTGGCGCGCGCGGTCGGATCGGAAGTTGAACCAGACCACCGAATCGCCGTCCTCGAGCGCCGGCGCACCCGAAACGAGCGTCGGCTCGACGAACTCGTCGGTTTTCCCGCGGTCGTAGGCCGATTCGACGGCGTCGACCGCCGAGTCGGCTTCGTATTCCGCCTCGCGGGAGACGATGGCGTCGTAGGCGCGTTTCGTCCGCTCCCAGTTCTGGTCGCGATCCATCGCGTAGTACCGGCCCGAAACCGTCGCCACGTCGCCCGTTCCGTGGGTGTCGATGGCCTCCTCGAGCGCTGTCAGATACCCTTTGCCGCCGGTCGGGGACGTATCCCGACCGTCGGTGATCGCGTGGGTGACGGCCTCGACGTCGCGGTCCGCGGCGAGTTCGATCAGCGCGTGGAGGTGTTCCTGATCGGAGTGGACCCCGCCGTCGCTGACGAGGCCGAGAAAGTGGACGCGCCCGTCGTTCTCGCGGGCGTGGTCGAACGCCTCGTTGATCGCGTCGTTCTTCCGGAACGAGCCATCCTCGATGGCGTCCGAGATCCGGGTGTACTCCTGATAGACGACCCGGCCCGCGCCGATGTTGAGGTGGCCGACCTCGCTGTTTCCCATCTGTCCGTCCGGCAGGCCGACGCGCCGGCCGGCGACCTCGAGACTGCCCGACGCGCCTGTTCTCGAGAGCCGATCGAAGACCGGCGTGTGGGCCGCCTCGACTGCGTTTCGTCCGCCGTCATCATCACCGAGTCCCCAGCCGTCGAGGACGATCAGTGCCGCGTTCATGTGCGAGTCCAACGGGTCCCGCCGTATCTAGCTGTCGCTCACGTCGAGCGGTTAGTCGCTCGAGCGTGAAGTAACTCCGAGGAGTTACCGAAACCACGCTGGTCAAACTACGGGCGGTGACGCGGTCGAAGTCCGCCTCGAGGTCCGCAGCGTGTCACTCGTCGTGACGAGTACGGGCGTTTGGGTCACTCACGAAGAGCCGTTAGCCCGTCCCGACTGCCCCGAGTGTGGACTCCCAATCACCGCGGTCGTCCAACTCGTCCCAGAGTGTCACAACGCGTACCCCTGTGGCTGTCGGGTTGCAGAGGATCTACTCGAGTAGAGAGGGTTCCTCGAGTACGACTCGAGCCATAGACCGTTGGGGCTTTGCCAATCGTCGCCGCGGTGAGTACACCTGTCGAACGGATCGGCCTTGGATGCACATCAATTGGCGAACCGTTTGCGACCTAGGCTCTAGCAACCCGAGAAATCTTCCTGTTGGAAAGATAAGTGCCAGGTGATGGCAACAGAGGCGACGTTCACCATTCCGGCCGACCAGTTTCCCCTCGGGACAGTCTTCGAGCAACTACCGGGCGTTACGGTCAGACTGGAGCGTATCGTCCCGAGTACCGACGTGGTGATCCCCTACTTCTGGGTTCGAGGAAGTCATTCTGACGACGTCGTTGCGGCGTTTTCCGACCATCCTGGGGTGCAGGATATCGAGCTAATCGATTCCGTCGAGGACGAGTATCTCCTGCGCGCCGAGTGGGCTGCGGACTACGCAGGGGTGCTCAGCGCGCTGACCGAGACGGGAGTCCCCCTGATCGAAGCGATCGGGACGGACACGGAGTGGACGTTTGAGATCCGTGGTGACGAACGAAGCGATATCGCCGGGTTCCAGCGGCGCTGTCGCGAACATGACATTCCGATCACCCTCACGGCGCTCCACGCCCTGACGCCGGTCGAGACAGCGTCCGAGTCGGCACTCACCGAAGAGCAACAAGAAGCGTTGGTTCTCGCGTACGAATGCGGGTACTTCAACTCGCCACGTGAGGTGACGATGGACGAACTCGGCGACGAACTCGGCATCTCACAGCAAGCAATCGCCTCACGGCTCCGACGAGGGACGCGTAGAGTCCTCGGTAACACCCTCTCTGCGTTGGACGCCTGAGCTCGCAACTATAAAAGGCGGTTGTATAGACAAAAGGAAGTCTCACTTAGAACAGTCCCTTTAGAATTATATGTACCTGTGTTCCCGAAATCCGATTCACTAACTATGAACCAAGGGGGAAACGCCCTCCTGTCTGCGCTTGCCAACCGATACTCTCGCTCCGTTATCGCGTACTTCAGAAACACGACCGAAGATCACACCTCAGTTGATGACATTGCTGCCGTACTCGCCCGACGTGACCACGCAGACGAGACACAGATTGGGATACGGCTCCACCACGTCGTACTCCCCAAACTGGACGCCGTTGGGATCGTTGACTACGACTCGCGGACGAAAACGGTCCGATATCACGGTCATTCGCAACTCGAACACCTCGAGGAGTCTCTCTTCGAGTTTGGTTCCAAAGTATCACGGAGAAGCGAATAGCAGATGATACAAGAAGAGCGCGAGCAAGCAACGACGGTCCGGGAATCGTATACGCCCGACCAAGACCGCTCGGTAACCGAGGCGGTACTCGATGCCATTGAAGAATGTAAGGGCGAAGACCTCCTGCGGACTGATTTCGTCCTCTACGAGGACATCAATCCCGAGGCCCTCGATTCTCTCTTTCGCCACGACGCACAGCCGCGCACAACCGTGACGTTCGATACCGATAGTGTCACGGTTGAACTCTGGGGGGATGACGGCGTCGAGATCCGCGTCACGGACCGATCAGTCGAGTGAGCGTTTGAGACTGCGCCAGAACACGCTCTGAATATTGTATTGGAAGACGATTGCTATCGTGATGCCTTCTTCCGCTGTAGTTACCTAAATCAAGACTACATATCAAAAATAGAGCTATTCGTGTTCGTACTTCGCGCCGCAGTCGCCACAGACGGTGCCGTGGCCGGGCCTACTTCGCTGGGCGAACACCGCACCGCAGTCGGTGCAGATCATAAAGAGTCGGTGCTCGGGCGGGACGCCCGCCTCGAACTCCATGCGTACCCAGGCGTCGGGGTTTTCCTCGTCGCGGATGGTCACACCGTTTTCCGTTCGGTGCCAGTTGATCGGCGGTGTCTCCGAGTCGGCGGTCCGAATTCCTCGCTTGGACATCGGGTATTCGGAGGGTCGACGCCCAATCATATACGTTTTCTGATAATTATTTACCCGGTCTCGAGTGAACCGCTCGAGCGCGCCGGGAGTTGTCGCGGCGGACTGGTTCGATGGAGGGGGTAACTGAGGGTCGAACCGATCGCGGGATTTTTGCGGGTGGGGTCGGTGGAGTCGGTCATGACGCTCGATCCGGTCCACTTCGACGGCATCGCGCGACTCGCGCGGCGGATCGACCACGGTGCCGACGAGCGGGACCACCGGGAGTTCGCCGAGACCGTCTGGGAGTCGTTTCTTGACCCCCTCGCGTACAACGGCCGAACGATCTTAGAGCCGATCGGCGAGCGGCGAAAGCGGCTCGTCGACTGCGAGGACGTCGCGCTCTGCGAGCGGTCGTTTCCGACCCAACACGGCCTCGACGCCGGGACGATCAACCCGACGACGTTCAAAAACGGGCTCGTTATCGACATCGCACAGGCCGCGATGAGCACGACCCCGAGCGACCTCGACGTCCACCGCTCGAGAACCGTGGTCGCGACGGTCCACTCGAACGACGAGACGATGACCGTCGACGATCGCTGGGACACCTTCGACGGCGGCTACAGTCGATCGCGCGCCGTGAAGGTACCGCCGCTGCCCCGGTTCGCCGAGGGGGTCGTTCACGCGCTCGCGCTGTATCTCGCCGAGAGCGAACACGCCCGCGAACACGCCGAGGACGTCTCCGACCTGCTCGTTCTCGACGGCCCGCTGTACCCCCGCGGGTTACTCCGATGGGCCGATCAGCACCCCGATCTCGCGGAGTTCCTCCTCGAGGATCCGCGCCCGACGACGGTCCTCGAGAACTACGTTCGGCTGGTCGAGCGCTTCCTCGAGCGGGACGTTCCACTGATCGGATTCGTCAAGAACCCCGCGACGCGCGTCATAACACGGACGCTCAAACAGAAGAAGCGAACGGAGGGGGACGTGGGAATCGACGTTCCCTGGGCCGACGACTCCGCGATGTTCACGCGGATCTTAGAGCGCGGGGAGTACGTCGACGGTGTCGACGACGAGCGCTGGGAGCGAGACACGTCGTCGCTGACCTACACTAACTGGTTCCGGTCTCGAGGCGGCGTCGATCGGCCGCTGTCGGTCGACGGAGACGCACTCGGCGTCGAGCGAAAGCGCGCGCTCGAGAACTACGAGGTGACGTTTTTCGTCCTCTACGATCCGCGCGACGACCTGCTCTATCGGATCGAAGCACCCTACGCGTTCACCCGCGATCCGGACCTTCGCGAACGGCTGACGATGCACGTGCTCCAAAACGTGGCAATCGCCCACGGCCCGCCGACGATAATCGACAAGGCGGACGAACTGGCCCGGATCAGCAACGCGGAGAAACGGTCGCTCCGCGAGAGTTTAGAAGACAGCTTCGATACGACGCGAGATCGAACCTACGACGATCACCGCTGGGGCGAGGATCTGGTCTGAATCCGTCGCGGGTAGAGTGCAGTTCTACTCGAGGTCGTTGTAAGGAGCGGTTGGCCTGGGACACACGCTATTGCTACGAGAACGTGTGCATATATACACCAATATAGCTCATTCCTGTGTAGGTTGTTTGAACACTAGGGGTTTATTAGACAATACTTCCGAAGTATCCGATCATGTGCGAACATTCACGAACTCGAACTAATTCTCGAGACGGACGCGGCGACGCCGACGGCCAGAGCCGCCGTCGATTCCTCGGGGCGACCGCGGGGGCGGCGATGGCCGGTCTCGTCTCGAGCGGTGCGAGCACGACCGTCGGTGCCGACGAGGGCGACGAGACGGTAACGATCGTCCACGATACGCACTTTCACGGCCGGTTTCGAGATGCCGAGTCGGACGAACTGAACATCGCCCGCTACTACACCGTCGTTCAGGAGGCCCTCGAGGAGGGAGACAACGCCTTGTTCCTGGGAAACGGCGACGACCTCGCGCCGTCGCTGCTCGGCCTCGAGTACCAGGGCGAGCACGTGATCGAGGCGCTGAACTACATGGACATCGACGCCGTCGGCGTCGGGAACCACGAGTACGACTTCGGCGCGGACGTTGCGACCGACCGGTTCGAAGAGAGCGAGTTTCCGTGGGTCGTCGCGAACTTACTCGACGACGAGGGCGAACCCGTACCGGGAACCGAGCGTTGGACGACCGTCGAAGCCGGCGGGCTCACGGTCGGCGTCTTCGGACTCGTCTCGGAGACCTTCCACTCGCTGACGGACTACCCCGAGGAGTGGCAGGTGTTGGGGTACGTCGAAGGCTCCCAGGAGGCGGTCGACGCGCTTCGCGACGAGGGGTGTGACATCGTCGTTCTCGCGTCGCACGTTTCGACGGGCGTCCACTACATGCTCGCGGCCGAGGTCGACGGTCTCGACGCCATCGTCGGGTCGCATTCGGGGGTCGTCCTCGAGGAACCCGCCGTCGAGGACGGGACGATCATCAGCGAGTTCGGCGACGAGTTCGACCACGTCGGCTCGATCACGCTCGACGCCGAGGGGGACTTACTCGAGTGGCAACGAACCACGCTTCTCCCCGAAGGTGCCGATCCCCCATCGGGGGTCGAGGAATCCGAGCAACTCAGCGCGCGCAGCGTCGCCGATATCGCAGAAGATCGGACGCTCGCGGAGCTGACAACCGAGTGGACCGCCCAGCTCGAGGCGGAACTCGGCCAGACGGCCTTCGAAAGCGAGGTCGAACTCAACGCGACGACCGACAACTACGCGATCGAGACCAATTGGGGGAACCTGATGACCGACGCGATGCGAACGGTCGGGGAAACGGACGATATCGACGTCGATATCGCCGCCCAGAACGGCGGTGGAATTCGGAGCGGTTCGACGTACGGGCCCGGCGAGATCCCGGGAACGGCGGTCATGAACATCCTTCCGTTCCCGAACACGATCCAGGTCGTCGAGGTGACCGGCCAGGAAGTCGTCGACTACCTCGAGGAGGCGATCCGTCCGCATCCCGACGAAGACTTCGGCGCGCAGCCGGCGATTCAGGTCTCGGGCGTCTCCTACGAGTGGTCCGGACACGAAGACGACGTCTGGGTCGACAACGTCTTCGTCGGCGGCGAACCGATCGAACTCGACGAAACCTACGCGCTCGCACACAACGACTACTCGATCGGCAACTCGTCGACGCTCTCGGAAGCCGACCTCCTCCTCGAGACCGGCCAGTTCCAAGGGCCCTACGTGCTCGAGCAACTCGAGGCCAAAACGGAGCCGGTCGCCCCCGAGCGGGAGAACCGGATGATCCGCGTCGACGAGGCGGTCGGATCGGCGGCGGTCGACGACGGTGACGACGGTGACGACGGCGAGGAGATCACGCTCACCGCGGACGTACCGGACGGAGCCGAGGAGATCGAGCTCGACTCGTTCCGCCTCGTGATCCGGACTGGCGACGACGTCGAGGCCGACTCGGCGACCGTGGCGGACGATGTCGTCGACGTGACCTTCGACGCGGATGCCGTGATCGACCTCCTCGAGGGTGTCGACGAGCCGGTCGCGCGGTTGTTCGGACGGTACACGCCGGATCAGGAGTACTGGGACTACGGCTTCGACGTCCCGACCTCGGACGGATACGACCACTTCAAACTCAAAGCGGACGTGAGTGCGTCGGCGGTGCTCGGCGACGGCCCCGACGGGGATACCGATGGAGGCGGTGACGACTCCGACGGCGACGGCTCGGATCAGGATGACTCGGACGGCGAAAACGATGGGGACGCGGCCGACGAAGGTGATGATGGTACGAACCGCGAAGATGGCGACGATTCGGACGAAGACAGCGTCCCGGGATTCGGCCCTGCGGCGGCGATAGTCGGCGGTGCCGGCGGCGCGTACCTCGCCGCTCGAAATCGATCGGGCGGCGACGGACGTGTTGACAGCGAACGAGGGGACGACGAATAGATCGTCGCGAACCTGACGAAATCGGACAGAGCGAAGACGACAAGGCGACGGACGTGTAACGAACCACTGACTGCCCGACGGACTCGAGAAGTTGCCAATTCCAGCCGCTCAGTCCGCCTCCAAAGACTCCCACAGGAAATGGGAAACACCGACAGACAATGGTAGACGACCGCACTCGAACCGACCACCTCCGACGCGTCGCGCTCGCGCTCGTGATCGTCCTCGCCGCGGCCGGATTCGCCGTCGGCGCGGTCGCCGGGGCCGATCAACTCGCCGTGCTGACGCCGACGCCCCACAGCGTCGACGCTGCCCCCGGCGAGGAGTTCACCGTCAACGTCGCCATGGTAACCGACGGCGGCTACGGCGGCGAGGGCGTCGAATCCGTCGACTTCGTCGCCCAGTACCATCCGGAGTACCTCGAGATCACGGACATCGAAACCGGGCCGTGGCTCGAGCAGGGCGAGGATACGAAGATCCGAAGCGAGCAGACAATCGCCCACGAGAACGGGACCGCTATCCTCGAGCAGTGGCGAGACCCTGTCGCGGGCGGAGCGACCGGCAACGACCGACTCGCGACGGTCACCGTCGAAGTAGCCGAAGACGCGCCGCCGGGCGAGGCCGAAATCGACTTCACGGAAACGAACGTCGCCCTCGAGCGATCGTATCCGCTACAGGTCCACGGGCAGAACGTCTCGGTAACGATCGACGGCGAGAACGAGCCCCTCGGATCGTTCGATCACCCGGAACCCGACCCGGACGAACTCGAGTCGACGCAGGCGAGCGATGACGGACAAAACGGCGGTGGGGCGTCGACAGATGACGCCGACGACTCAACCCCCGGCTTCGGCGGGTTCGCCGTGATCGCCGCCGCGATCGCCGGTCTCGTCGTCGTGTTTCTGTCGACTCGCGGCCGCCGGTAGATCGACCTATATCTCCGGTTCCGGTTCGCTCTTTTCGACCTCGAGGGAGACCTCGCTTTCGGCGACGCCTATGCGGGCGAACTGGGTACGGACGTGTTCTTTAGCCGCCTCGAGGGCTTGCTCTCGAGTGTCGAATCCCCGAGGCATCGGCGATTCGAAGGCGACGTTGACTTCTCGATCGTTGATGAGCTGGGTCGTCCCGCCGCTGTCGACCTCGTAGAATTCGTCGCAGACCCAGACGTACGCGGCAGCTTCGTCGGGGGCCCCCCGAAACGACGGCGCCTGTTCGCCGCGTTCGTAGAGCGTTCCCGTCAGTTCGGTACCGCCGGCGCGACCGCGTACCAGCAACATGAACCGATATACGGCCCGAAGATCCAAAAAGGCGTGGAGTTGCGAACCGACACCGTTGACCGGTGTAACCCGTGGCAACCCTCCTGGAACTCTGTCCTCTTCTTGATGTTTGATTGATGTTTCTCACCCAAATCGTTTTGGAAACGGGCTTATACCCATTGGGCGGGTGTGTCGTCGTAATGAGCTCGGATGCCAACTTCGGCGACAGCAGACGAAACCCGTTGTCCGAAATCCCGCCGGAGTGCTATGCTGTTCTTCGGCACCCGCGACGCCTCCGTATACTCGAGATTCTGGGAGGCTTCGATCGCGGCGTACCGCTTGCTGAACTGGTAACTGAGATTCGAATCCGGAGCGGGTCCACCGGGCCGGACCAGCCGACTGAAGCCGATATCCGAACCAGTCTCGTCCATGCCCACCTCCCGAAGCTGGCCGACTACGGCGTTATCGAGTGGGACGGAGAGACCGCGTCGGTCGGTTCGAACGCGCCGATTCCACCGATGAACGTGGCGGCACTCCTCGAGGCGTGTTCGAGCACGGATGAGAAACTGCTCGAAACCATCGTCCATCCGGTTCGACTGCCGGCCCTTCGAGTACTCCAAGAACGCGGCCGAGCGTGTTCGATCGACGTCCTCGCGTCCCAGCTGGCGGCCCTCGGGGGCGGCGCTCTCTCCGATAAGGAGACAGCAACCATCGCGCTTCATCACTCGCATCTCCCCGCACTTGCGGACATCGGCGTGCTCGAGTACGAAGACGGGTGGGTACAGACGACGACAGAATCGATTCCGACGATGCACTGATCGCGGACCGGTCGATACCACCCGTCGGTCCACTGTCGTCCGCTCGTTTCGCTTTTTCGACCACGTAACTCCAGCCCCCCGTTTTGTTCGACCGTTCTCGAGAATCGAGTTCGGCAATCGTCTCGGTATTTCTTTGAGGGATGAATAAGATATCGTGTATATGAGCGATCTGGGCGATTTCACTGACCACACCGTCGACGGCGGCGGCAATTCCGGCGGGACGACGGATTCGGCCAGCGATCCGACGGGTGACGGCGGGACACAGGACGGGGCCGCCCTCGAGGACGAGTTCGAGGTTCCGGCGGTCGACCCGCAAGGCGAAGACGTCGGAATCGGGACCGTCTGCGTTTCGCAGGGGCTTCGAATCGCCGAGGACGAAGACGAGACGACGCTCCGAGCCTACATTACGCGGGGGAACCGTTCGGATGTCAGAATCGGAACGTACCTGCTCGCGCCCTATCCGGAGGAGACGGGGGCCGTCCCGGGCTCGAACGCTGGAGGCGGCGGGCCACGGGGAACGACAGCGGGCGAAGAGACGCTGTTCTGTCGGATCTCCGGTCTCGAGTACGCCCAGCAGTACCACGCCGACGACGCAACGGAGATTCACGCGCGGCGGGCGATGCGTCAGGACGGGATCGACGAAGCCGATTTCAAGTTCATCGCCTCGCTCGAGCCGGTCGCGGTGTTATACGAGGACGATGGGGATCTCAAGCGCCGGATGACTGATCGGGTTCCCAAACCCCAAACGGTAATTCGGACGGCCGACGACACCGAGGAGATCAAAACGGGGCTGAAGATCCCCGAGGACGGGGTCTTTCTGGGTCATCTCTCGGTCGGCGGCGAGAAGGTTCGGACGGCCGCTTCGCCGCCGACGATCGATTACCCGCTGAAAGACGACTACGAGGCGGGCGACCCGCTCGTCTTTCGGCACTCGCTGGTCGCCGGCGGGACGGGATCGGGGAAAACCCACGCCGCGAAGAACGTCCTCCGGCAGTACCTCGCCGAGGATCGGACCTACCCGATGGACGACGGTCGCGAGGTCCAGCCCGCAGTTATCCAGTTCGACCCGCAGGACGAGTACGCCCAGATGCACGACGACAACCCCGAACTGGACGACGAGTTCGCGCGAGGACTCGAGCGCGAAGGAATCGCCTACGGCGGGGTCGAGGAGACCACCGCGTTCGTGCCGAAAGTCGGGGACTCCTCGTACGCGGCTGGCCATCACCGCGCCGAACAGGTCGAGTTCACGATTCCGTTCTCGATGGTCCACGAGAATCCGTGGCTGGTCGCCGGCAGCGGCCTCAACGACAACCAGTACGGCGCGCTCACGAGCGTCTTGCTCCCGCGTTTTCGAGATCAGTACGGCCACGACGGTACGTACCGGGAGTTCACGACGTTCCTCGACGATCCGGCGCTTCGGGAGGAACTCGACGAGTCCGGTCGGGTCCACGAGGCGACCTTCGACGCCGTCCGCCGGCGCGTCCTCGGCTTCGGCCACGTCTTCGATCAGGACGCCCGGCCGATCACCGACCTGATCCACGAGTTCGTCCGCCCCGGCGGGCTCTCGGTCGTCCCGACCTACCACATCAACGACTCGAGGGCGACCGAAGCCGTCGTCCTCGCGCTCTCGAGTCTGGTTATCGATCAGAAACTCTCGAACGATCCGACCTACGATCGGATCAAGGAGACGCCGCTGATTCTGGGGATGGACGAGGCCCACAACTTCCTCACTGACGCCGACAGCGTGCAGGCGGGGAAGGTCATCCGCAAGTTCACCGAGGCGGCAAAGCAGGGCCGGAAGGAACGGCTCGGCCTCTTTCTCATCACGCAGGACCCACAGGACATCGACGACGCGGTCTTCAAACAGATCAACACGACCGTCGTCCT contains the following coding sequences:
- a CDS encoding DUF7344 domain-containing protein, with the protein product MNQGGNALLSALANRYSRSVIAYFRNTTEDHTSVDDIAAVLARRDHADETQIGIRLHHVVLPKLDAVGIVDYDSRTKTVRYHGHSQLEHLEESLFEFGSKVSRRSE
- a CDS encoding HalOD1 output domain-containing protein, with product MIQEEREQATTVRESYTPDQDRSVTEAVLDAIEECKGEDLLRTDFVLYEDINPEALDSLFRHDAQPRTTVTFDTDSVTVELWGDDGVEIRVTDRSVE
- a CDS encoding bifunctional metallophosphatase/5'-nucleotidase — translated: MCEHSRTRTNSRDGRGDADGQSRRRFLGATAGAAMAGLVSSGASTTVGADEGDETVTIVHDTHFHGRFRDAESDELNIARYYTVVQEALEEGDNALFLGNGDDLAPSLLGLEYQGEHVIEALNYMDIDAVGVGNHEYDFGADVATDRFEESEFPWVVANLLDDEGEPVPGTERWTTVEAGGLTVGVFGLVSETFHSLTDYPEEWQVLGYVEGSQEAVDALRDEGCDIVVLASHVSTGVHYMLAAEVDGLDAIVGSHSGVVLEEPAVEDGTIISEFGDEFDHVGSITLDAEGDLLEWQRTTLLPEGADPPSGVEESEQLSARSVADIAEDRTLAELTTEWTAQLEAELGQTAFESEVELNATTDNYAIETNWGNLMTDAMRTVGETDDIDVDIAAQNGGGIRSGSTYGPGEIPGTAVMNILPFPNTIQVVEVTGQEVVDYLEEAIRPHPDEDFGAQPAIQVSGVSYEWSGHEDDVWVDNVFVGGEPIELDETYALAHNDYSIGNSSTLSEADLLLETGQFQGPYVLEQLEAKTEPVAPERENRMIRVDEAVGSAAVDDGDDGDDGEEITLTADVPDGAEEIELDSFRLVIRTGDDVEADSATVADDVVDVTFDADAVIDLLEGVDEPVARLFGRYTPDQEYWDYGFDVPTSDGYDHFKLKADVSASAVLGDGPDGDTDGGGDDSDGDGSDQDDSDGENDGDAADEGDDGTNREDGDDSDEDSVPGFGPAAAIVGGAGGAYLAARNRSGGDGRVDSERGDDE
- a CDS encoding DUF7113 family protein, with translation MLLVRGRAGGTELTGTLYERGEQAPSFRGAPDEAAAYVWVCDEFYEVDSGGTTQLINDREVNVAFESPMPRGFDTREQALEAAKEHVRTQFARIGVAESEVSLEVEKSEPEPEI
- a CDS encoding DUF7344 domain-containing protein, which gives rise to MSSDANFGDSRRNPLSEIPPECYAVLRHPRRLRILEILGGFDRGVPLAELVTEIRIRSGSTGPDQPTEADIRTSLVHAHLPKLADYGVIEWDGETASVGSNAPIPPMNVAALLEACSSTDEKLLETIVHPVRLPALRVLQERGRACSIDVLASQLAALGGGALSDKETATIALHHSHLPALADIGVLEYEDGWVQTTTESIPTMH
- the gpmI gene encoding 2,3-bisphosphoglycerate-independent phosphoglycerate mutase, which codes for MNAALIVLDGWGLGDDDGGRNAVEAAHTPVFDRLSRTGASGSLEVAGRRVGLPDGQMGNSEVGHLNIGAGRVVYQEYTRISDAIEDGSFRKNDAINEAFDHARENDGRVHFLGLVSDGGVHSDQEHLHALIELAADRDVEAVTHAITDGRDTSPTGGKGYLTALEEAIDTHGTGDVATVSGRYYAMDRDQNWERTKRAYDAIVSREAEYEADSAVDAVESAYDRGKTDEFVEPTLVSGAPALEDGDSVVWFNFRSDRARQLTRMLADIRPVWEFETSPPEIELVTMTEYDETFDHPIAFPPNQPEQVLGEVLADAGMSQLRMAESEKYAHVTYFLNGGREVEFDGERREIVKSPDVPTYDQQPEMSAPELTDTAIETIRREDPDVLVLNYANPDMVGHTGDYRAAVEAVEAVDTELGRLVETLEDHGAHVLITADHGNADDMGTEERPHTAHTYNLVPFVYVASDGTNDDRQVRDGGTLADISPTMIELIGLDQPPEMTGESLLE
- a CDS encoding cohesin domain-containing protein, which gives rise to MVDDRTRTDHLRRVALALVIVLAAAGFAVGAVAGADQLAVLTPTPHSVDAAPGEEFTVNVAMVTDGGYGGEGVESVDFVAQYHPEYLEITDIETGPWLEQGEDTKIRSEQTIAHENGTAILEQWRDPVAGGATGNDRLATVTVEVAEDAPPGEAEIDFTETNVALERSYPLQVHGQNVSVTIDGENEPLGSFDHPEPDPDELESTQASDDGQNGGGASTDDADDSTPGFGGFAVIAAAIAGLVVVFLSTRGRR
- a CDS encoding ATP-binding protein: MSDLGDFTDHTVDGGGNSGGTTDSASDPTGDGGTQDGAALEDEFEVPAVDPQGEDVGIGTVCVSQGLRIAEDEDETTLRAYITRGNRSDVRIGTYLLAPYPEETGAVPGSNAGGGGPRGTTAGEETLFCRISGLEYAQQYHADDATEIHARRAMRQDGIDEADFKFIASLEPVAVLYEDDGDLKRRMTDRVPKPQTVIRTADDTEEIKTGLKIPEDGVFLGHLSVGGEKVRTAASPPTIDYPLKDDYEAGDPLVFRHSLVAGGTGSGKTHAAKNVLRQYLAEDRTYPMDDGREVQPAVIQFDPQDEYAQMHDDNPELDDEFARGLEREGIAYGGVEETTAFVPKVGDSSYAAGHHRAEQVEFTIPFSMVHENPWLVAGSGLNDNQYGALTSVLLPRFRDQYGHDGTYREFTTFLDDPALREELDESGRVHEATFDAVRRRVLGFGHVFDQDARPITDLIHEFVRPGGLSVVPTYHINDSRATEAVVLALSSLVIDQKLSNDPTYDRIKETPLILGMDEAHNFLTDADSVQAGKVIRKFTEAAKQGRKERLGLFLITQDPQDIDDAVFKQINTTVVLNLGDEDAIKSVNIPSNLESKVPYMEKGQMVVYSPDNSEPVELIGLSKCLTRHGRD
- a CDS encoding helix-turn-helix domain-containing protein is translated as MATEATFTIPADQFPLGTVFEQLPGVTVRLERIVPSTDVVIPYFWVRGSHSDDVVAAFSDHPGVQDIELIDSVEDEYLLRAEWAADYAGVLSALTETGVPLIEAIGTDTEWTFEIRGDERSDIAGFQRRCREHDIPITLTALHALTPVETASESALTEEQQEALVLAYECGYFNSPREVTMDELGDELGISQQAIASRLRRGTRRVLGNTLSALDA
- a CDS encoding DNA double-strand break repair nuclease NurA, translated to MTLDPVHFDGIARLARRIDHGADERDHREFAETVWESFLDPLAYNGRTILEPIGERRKRLVDCEDVALCERSFPTQHGLDAGTINPTTFKNGLVIDIAQAAMSTTPSDLDVHRSRTVVATVHSNDETMTVDDRWDTFDGGYSRSRAVKVPPLPRFAEGVVHALALYLAESEHAREHAEDVSDLLVLDGPLYPRGLLRWADQHPDLAEFLLEDPRPTTVLENYVRLVERFLERDVPLIGFVKNPATRVITRTLKQKKRTEGDVGIDVPWADDSAMFTRILERGEYVDGVDDERWERDTSSLTYTNWFRSRGGVDRPLSVDGDALGVERKRALENYEVTFFVLYDPRDDLLYRIEAPYAFTRDPDLRERLTMHVLQNVAIAHGPPTIIDKADELARISNAEKRSLRESLEDSFDTTRDRTYDDHRWGEDLV